The Leadbetterella byssophila DSM 17132 DNA window AATCAGATAGTCTATGCCTCCTTCTCTATTCTTGCCAAAACGGTGGTCATAACCGATGACCATGGCTTTGGTACCAAAACCACTGATTAATACTTCTTCAATGTATTTTTCGCAGCTTAGTTCTGAAAATTCTCTAGTGAATGGAAGGATGACCAGATGATCTAATCCTAAGGTTTCCAGTAACTCTGTTTTCTCTTCTATAGTAGAAAGAATTCTTGTTACCCGGGTATGTGAATCAGGAGATAGCACTAATTTAGGATGAGGCCAAAAGGTCAATAGCACGGATTCTCCTCCTATTTCTTTGGCCTTTTCTATTAGTCGCTTGATGATCTTCTTATGGCCCAAATGCACGCCGTCAAATGTACCTGTGGTAACTACGGCATTTCCTTTTGGTTGAAAGTCTTTAAGGTTATGATAGATTTTCATAGACTCGCTTTGATTTTATCCACTGCTTCTTGAACCTGCAGGGCATCCTTCACGTCAAATTCTCCAATTTTTTCTCTTCTTAAGGCAGTGAGATGTGCACCACTACCTAGAGCTGTTCCTAAATCTCTGGCTAAGCTACGAATATATGTACCTTTTGAGCAAGTTACTTTAAATGCTAATTCAGGAAAATTAGTATCATCCAGCTCGAAATTTTCTATGGTAATTTCCCGGGCTTTTAGTTCTACACTATCTCCTTTTCTGGCAGATTCGTAGGCTCTTTTTCCATCCACCTTAATTGCTGAAAAAACAGGAGGAATTTGTGCAATAGTTCCCAAAAAAGATTTTCTTGCTTCTTCTAAGCCTTCTTTAGTGATATGTGCCGTAGGGTAGGTAGCGTCTATTTCCGTTTCCAAATCAAAGGAAGGAGTGGTAGATCCTAACATGATTTTACCTGTATAGACCTTTTTTTGTCCCTGATAAGTCTCTATCTCCTTGGTTTTTTTGCCTACGCAAATGACCAGTAAGCCTGTAGCTAGAGGATCTAAAGTCCCGGCATGGCCAATCTTAATTTTATGCGGCTTAAAGGCATACTTCAATTTGTTAACTGCATCAAAACTGGTCCAGTTAAGGGGCTTATCTATAAGAAGCACCTGTCCCGCTTGATATTCCTCTATCATTATAGGATTTCTAAACTTTTTCCACTCAGTAACATCACTATGATGATACCACCTACTATGATTCTATACCAGCCAAAAGCTTTGAAGCCATATTTAGATACTACTCCTATAAAGAATTTGATAGCCAATATAGCTACAATGAAACCTATGAAGTTCCCGATTCCCAAGAGGTACCATTCTTTTTCGGTGAGCTGAAATCCTTGGTCCAAGTAGTCTTTTAACTTAAGTACCGTGGCACCAAACATCATAGGTAGCGCTAAGAAAAAGGAGAATTCCGCGGCGGCTTTTCTGGTTAATTTTTGGGTCATCCCACCCACTATCGTACTGGCGGAACGGGAAGTCCCTGGTATCAAAGCTAGACATTGGAACAGACCAATCTTTAAGGCCTGTGCATAGGAAATTTCATCTGAATCATCAATCGTAGGTTGATTAAACCATCCGTCTACAAATAAGAGAACAATACCTCCCAAAACTAAAGTGATACCCACTGTCAGAGGACTTTCTAATAGGCCGTCAATGAGGTCGCTGAATAAAAAGCCTAAGATGGAAGCGGGAACGGCCGCTACTACCAACTTGAAATAGAAATCAAAGGACTTGAAAAAGCGCTTATAGTAAAGTACCAAAACGGAAAGTATGGTGCCCAACTGTATAGCTATGGTGAATAGTTTTACAAATGCATCTGATTCTAAACCCATCAGGGCAGAAGCAATGATCATATGTCCAGTGGAAGAAACGGGTAAGAATTCCGTCAATCCTTCAATGATGGCCAAAATAATGGCGTGAAATACCTCCATTTATTTCTTTAAGATAGCGTAAAATTCGTAGATAAAGCCTATGAAGGCAATGATAGGTCCTAATGTAATACCTAAGAATCCGAAGCCAAATTCTTCTTTATCTAAGGTCATGATAATAAAGCCTAAAATGATTAAGGTTAAACCTATCAGCATATGTACATAGTTGTCCTTTTTAAAAGGAAGTCCTGATTTTTCAGTTGAATTGCTCATAATTAATATAGTTTATCTAAGTCCATCTTATGGTATCTAGCTACCGACTGGTAAGTGCTCAAAACTCCTACCAATGGCCCTAAGACCAAAAGTATAAGATATAGGATCCAGGTTAATTCTTGATTTGCTAAAAGATTCAATCCTTCCACCTGAGTAGCCGCTGCATTTTGAGTGAAATACACTAACGCTATACTTAAAATTCCGGCAAACAGCCCTTGGAAGAAACCGGTTTTTAAAAAGGGCTTTTGGATAAAACCATCAGTGGCTCCTACTAATTGCATAGTGCGTATGATGAATCTTTGGCTATATAAAGCTAACTTGATGGTATTGTTGATTAACAAAAGGGTAGCTACAAAGAAGATCAGAACAATAATAGCTACTACTTTGTAGATCTTGTTTACATTCGTGATTATCCCTTTCAAGAAGTCTCTAGGATAATCTACATCAGATACGCCTTCAATCTTCTCTATCTTAGTTTTTAATTCTTGTAATCTCGCTTCGTTGATATTTTCTTCCTGAAGCTTGATTGTATAAGCATCACTGAAAGGATTTTCACCTAATACTTCCTTGTAATTCTCCTTAGTCTCTTTGAAAAAGATATCCGCTGCCTGATCTTTTGTGATAAGTGCTATGGCAGGCTTACCTTTTTCGATTTCAGCTACATTCAGTGCCTCTAATTTTGATCTTAGTTGATGTATAGACACTGAATCAAGTCCTTTGTCCATATAGACTTGAATCTCCACGTTTTGGCGAACGTACTTAATTAGTTCTTTAGAAGTAATGGCAATCCATCCGCAAAATCCTATCAGAAAAAGTGCGACAGTGAGACTTACAGTGATCAGGATTCCGGGGTAATTACCCAGTTTTCTATTGATGCTCATGTTGGAATTTTGATTCTCAAAGATAAGTATTTATTTACTAAGAGGGGGATTTTTAAGCTTTTTTAGCAAACTACTCCCCACGTTTGGCCATCTCTTTTAATGCGTTCCATTCCGCTATCATCTCCGGCATACTCTGCTCAATGATCTCTTCAATGGTCTTTGTAATCCCCTCTAAAGTACTATTTTCATCTACTTGGAAAGGCGGCTTGAACTTGACGGTTAAAGTAGTGTTTCTTCGTTTATACTTTAAACCTGTCTTGTTAAAGGCCCTTCGGAAACCATTGATGACTACGGGAACTATGATAGGTTTATTGTCTAATATAATATGTGCAGTACCCTTACGGATGGGAGCGTAAGGACTCGTAGTCCCTTGAGGAAAGCTTACCACCCAGCCCTCTTGTAGGGCTTTGGATACATTATCACCTGCAGATAAATCTACATTCCTTTTAACGTTTTGGCCTTCGGCTCTCCAACTTCTCTCTACGAGAATTGCACCCGCTAAACTGAAGATTTTTGGGATCAAACCTTTCTTCATGGTCTCCTTTGCAGCTACATAGAACACAAAGGCTCTGGGAGCAAATAGGTAGATAGGGAATAGCTTTTTACCGAAGCCCCATTTCGTGTTGCAGAAGATATGGTAGAAAGTTATGACGTCTGCAAAGTAGGTCTGGTGATTAGAGATGAAGAATACATTTCTGTCTGGAAGTTCTTTTAGATACTCTACTCCTTCAACCTTCAGTTTGTTAGCTACAGCTATTCTCCAAAATGTGGGCCAGCCAGCAATGAAGATGATGAAACGCTTTAATAACATGGGATTTCCAAAGGGATCCTTTTGGAAGATACCCAGAATGTCTAAATAGCTTAATGCCTTCAGTAAGCTATTACTGGTTTTAGCTGGTCGTGGTAGAAAATTCTTTAGAACTTTAATCATCAGTTCCTTTTTTCTATTTCATCTCTGATCTGAGCCGCTCTTTCGTACTCTTCATTAGCAATGGCTTCATTTAACATGTTTTGAAGTTCTTCCGTAGAGAGAGTGGTTAAGTTGTTCTTAGATTTTGGTTCTTCCGGCTCTACATCTGTAACCTCGTCAGATGAGATACCGGCTACGGTCAATACTTCTTCAGTAGTGTAGATGGGCGCATTAAAACGCAGCGCAATAGCTACAGCATCAGAAGGACGCGCATCAATGTATTTTTGCCTGATGCCGTCTGTACAGATAACCTTGGAGAAAAATACGCCTTCCTGTATGTCAGAGATATGTATCTCCTCTACTGAAAAATCAAATGCCTTAGCAAAGCTCTTAAAGAGATCATGCGTTAGCGGACGGGTAGGGGCTAGTTTCTCCATTTCAATGGCTATGGCCTGTGCTTCAAACATGCCAATGATAATGGGTAATCTTCTGTCCCCGGACACTTCATTCAACACCAGTGTAAATGATCCAGCTTGGAGCTGACTGGGTGATAGATTCAGTATTTCTAATCGTATTCTTTCCACAATGCAAATATACGTTCCAATATTAAGTGCTAGATTGATACAGTGAAATATTTCTCAATTCCCATTCCGAATAAAGCAAAATCGAAACGTGCAGGATCTTTGGGATCTATCGTTTTCAGTCTATTGGTAATCTCTATGGCCATGTCCCAATCCGGCTTAATTCTATCTGTTAATCCCAAATGTTTGGCTACTCTTTCTACGTGTACATCACAGGGTAGGACCAGTTGGTAGGGTTTAATTTCTTTCCAAATTCCAAAATCCACGCCCTTGTCATCTTCTCTCACCATCCAGCGTAAATACATGTTAAGCCTTTTGCAAGCACTTTTCTTGTCAGGGGTAGAGATGTGTTTCCCGGTTCTTACACTTTCTCCTTTTGTAAATTTCTTTCTGAAATTACTGAGATGTGACCTCACGTGCTCATCCTCTTTGTTTCCGGCAAATGCAGATTCCAGACTTTCGTGCTTTGCATAGTGCTCCTGAAGAAATGAGACAGTATATAATAGGTCAAAATCATTAAATGTCCTATGTACAAAACCTTCCAGACGTTTTAGATCTTGGTCTTTCGCTCCCTGAATGAATTGGTAAGGGGCATAGTCCATTCTTTCCAGTAGCTCATTGCATTTCTTGAGTATGGTTTTTCTCTGGCCCCAAGCTAATATAGAAGCGAATAGGCCTGCAATCTCAATGTCCTGCTTTTGAGTAAACAAATGCGGAATACTGATGGGATCTGTATCGATAAATTCCGGACTATTGAATTGTTTGTGCTTTTCTTCTAAGAGATCTATGAGTTGATTACTGGCTGACCACATCATTATTTGAAAGGTAAAACTCTACAGTAGCTCTTAACCTACTATCTTTAGGACGCAGTTGGTAATAGGCATAAGGAGAAAGTTTGATCATAATATTCTCATCCGGCCCTTTTTCATTCAAATTTCCTATCACCTTCGCCACTATGGTATGTCCGGTGGCATCATTAGTGACCTTTATATTCGTACCAATGGGAGCCGTACGGTGTAAGGCGAGGTATTTAGTGGATTTATTTGGCGTCTTTATTACTTCAGCGATTCCGGTTTCTTTTATACTTTTCCCTACTGGTTTTAGTCGTAGTTCTTCTTCTCTGGGAGCTTTACTAGCTAAATCTACCAAGGTTGCTCCATCAACTATCAGTTTTTGTCCTATCTTTATAGTATTATCTGTAATCTTGTTGGCTTCTACTAGATTAGAAATATCCACGTTATACAGCTTAGAGATGGAAAAGACGGTCTCATTTGCCTTTACTACGTGCACAGTTGAAGACTTTGTTGGTGTGGAAACAGCGGTGTTTTTGGGGAATTTGATAGTTTGTCCTACTTTAATGTCACTATTCCCGTTAGCTAAAGTAGGATTTAAAGTTTCTACCGTAGCGAAGTTGGTATTGTAGCGCTTAACTAAACTGTATAAAGTTTCTTTGGGAGCCACCTTGTGCAGGATAAATGCCCCTTCTGACTGAGCTGCAGCAGAAAATGCTATCAGCATAGCGGAAATAGCTGTGAGTATTTTTTTCATTATTTTGGAAAGCTTGAATTGCAAAGCTAATCAATTCATTATCCAAAATCAAGAAGATTGAAATTAGTGTTATTTTTGTAGAATAAACATATACTCCATTGAAAATTTTAGGAATCATACCGGCACGATACGCCTCTAGTCGTCTACCGGCAAAGCTATTACTTGAGGTGGATGGGAAAAGCATCCTACAAATGGTTTATGAGCGCTGTTTAAAGGCTAAGAGCCTTTCAGATGTGGTGATTGCAACAGATTCTACCATAGTGGAAGAGCATGTTAAATCATTTGGAGGACAGGTGGTACTTACTTCTGACAAACATCCGAGTGGAACGGATCGCTGTGCAGAGGCTTTGAGATTGATGGGTGGAACCATTAATTATGATTTTGTGATCAATATTCAGGGAGATGAACCGCTTATGGATCCTCAGAATATTGATTTATTGAGCTCCTCGTTTAAAATAACTTCAGAGATTTCATCCGTGTTTATTAAAATCAAGGATACAGACACACTCCTGAATCCTAATGTGGTGAAAGTGGTCTTGAATGAGCAGAAGGAAGCCATGTATTTTAGTCGCTCACCTATCCCGCACTTGAGAGAAGTGCCCACTGAAAACTGGGTGGAAGAGGCTGATTTCTACAAGCATATAGGCATGTACGGGTTCCGAGCGGATATTTTGGAACGTATCGTGAAACTCCCACTGGCTAAGTTAGAAGCTCAGGAAAAACTGGAGCAGTTAAGATGGTTGACAAATGGGTATAAAGTGAGAATGGTGGAGGTCTTTTCTGATGGTATAGGAATTGATACCGAAGAAGATTTTCAACGTTTAAAGCAATTTTTAAAGAAGAATTAGCGTATTCTCTTAACAAAACAATAATAAACCCATATGCAAAGAAGCACCATTCTGTGGGCAGATGATGAAATTGAACTTCTGAAACCATACATCGTTTTCTTAGAATCTAAAGGCTATGACGTAACTCCAGTTCCATCCGGAGCAGATGCGCTGGACAGGGTAGAAAAGGAGAACTTTGATTTGATCTTCCTGGATGAGATGATGGCGGGGATGACAGGCCTGGATACCTTGAATGAAATAAAAAAGATCAAGCCTAATATCCCGGTAGTAATGATTACTAAGTCGGAAGAGGAGAGGATCATGGAAGAAGCCATAGGTTCAAAAATTGCCGACTATCTCATCAAACCTATAAATCCTAACCAAATACTACTATCTGCTAAAAAGCTTCTAGAGAACAAGCGTTTAGTGGCCGAAAAGACGAATTCTTCCTATATGCAGGACTTTCGACAGTTAGCTATGCAGTACAACGAGGAATTGGATTTTCAGGAGTGGGCAGATATTTACAGGAAACTGGTCTTCTGGGAATTGGAGATAGACGGTTCCACGGATAAGTCTATGGAAGAGGTCTTTCAAATGCAAAAATCAGAAGCAAATACTCGGTTTGCTGAGTTTATTGAGGATAATTATGAGGATTGGATGACCAGTCCAAATGTAAAGAAACCTGTACTTTCCCATACGCTTTTGAAAAACAAGGTTTTCCCTCATTTAAGAGAAGGAGATCCTTTATTCTTTGTGCTTATAGATAATTTCCGTTTTGATCAATGGAAAATTCTGGAAGAGATCATTAGTGATTTCTTTGTAGCTGAGGACGAAGATGCTTATTATTCTATACTTCCTACCGCTACAGGATATGCGAGAAATGCTATTTTCTCTGGACTTACGCCGTATGATATGGCTAAACAACATCCTGATCTATGGGTAAATGACGAGGGTGATAATGAGGAAGGTTTGAATAAGAATGAAGAGGAATTCTTAAGAAGACATCTGAAGAAAGCTAATATTAATCACACCTTTGGCTTCTATAAGATTTTAAACAATACTCAGGCAAAGAACCTAGTAGATGGTTTTAATAATCTATTGAAGGATGATCTAGTGGTGGTAGTGTTTAATTTCATTGATATGCTTTCTCATGCCCGAACAGATATGGCGGTGATCAAGGAATTAGCTCCGGATGAGGCGGCTTATCGCTCCATTACGCGTTCATGGATTCAGCATTCTCCTTTATTGGATTTTCTCAAATTGATTGCGGCAAAGAACGGCAGATTAATCATCACCACGGATCACGGCATGGTGAAGGTAAAGAACCCGAAACGAATAGTAGGAGATAGGAATGTAAATACTAATCTACGGTATAAACAAGGTAAAAATCTGAACTTGGATGACAAGGGAGATTTTGTGATTGAGGTGAGAAAACCGGAAAACTATAAGTTGCCAAGCCCTAATCTCTCCACTTCGTATTATTTTACTACGAATGATTATTTCTTTGCGTATCCTAATAACTACAATTATTATGTAAGTCATTATAGAGATACTTTCCAACACGGTGGCGTGTCTTTAGAAGAGATGATCATTCCGGTGGTAAAGCTAAAAACAAAATAAGGAGCTTAATGCTCCTTATGCTTGATGTAAGTCTCTTACTTTTCCTCCCTCACAGTACAAGGTCCGTTTGGGGTACCTTTCAATCAAATCTAATCCGTGCGTTGCCATTAGGACGGCGGTTTTAGATACCTGATTGATTTTGAAGAATAGTTTTAGGATTTCAATGGATTTTTCCGGATCCAAATTCCCTGTAGGTTCGTCTGCTAATAAGATCTCAGGATGGTTTAAAAGCGCACGAGCGATAGCGATCCTCTGCTGTTCCCCTCCTGATAATTGGTGAGGCATTTTCTGAAGGACATCTGGAAGCCCTACCAGCTCCAAGACCTCAGCAATTCTGTCTTCAATCTCCGCTTTGTCTTTCCAGCCCA harbors:
- a CDS encoding bifunctional nuclease family protein; this translates as MERIRLEILNLSPSQLQAGSFTLVLNEVSGDRRLPIIIGMFEAQAIAIEMEKLAPTRPLTHDLFKSFAKAFDFSVEEIHISDIQEGVFFSKVICTDGIRQKYIDARPSDAVAIALRFNAPIYTTEEVLTVAGISSDEVTDVEPEEPKSKNNLTTLSTEELQNMLNEAIANEEYERAAQIRDEIEKRN
- a CDS encoding DPBB and LysM peptidoglycan-binding domain-containing protein — translated: MKKILTAISAMLIAFSAAAQSEGAFILHKVAPKETLYSLVKRYNTNFATVETLNPTLANGNSDIKVGQTIKFPKNTAVSTPTKSSTVHVVKANETVFSISKLYNVDISNLVEANKITDNTIKIGQKLIVDGATLVDLASKAPREEELRLKPVGKSIKETGIAEVIKTPNKSTKYLALHRTAPIGTNIKVTNDATGHTIVAKVIGNLNEKGPDENIMIKLSPYAYYQLRPKDSRLRATVEFYLSNNDVVSQ
- the truB gene encoding tRNA pseudouridine(55) synthase TruB, translating into MIEEYQAGQVLLIDKPLNWTSFDAVNKLKYAFKPHKIKIGHAGTLDPLATGLLVICVGKKTKEIETYQGQKKVYTGKIMLGSTTPSFDLETEIDATYPTAHITKEGLEEARKSFLGTIAQIPPVFSAIKVDGKRAYESARKGDSVELKAREITIENFELDDTNFPELAFKVTCSKGTYIRSLARDLGTALGSGAHLTALRREKIGEFDVKDALQVQEAVDKIKASL
- a CDS encoding DUF3098 domain-containing protein; the protein is MSNSTEKSGLPFKKDNYVHMLIGLTLIILGFIIMTLDKEEFGFGFLGITLGPIIAFIGFIYEFYAILKK
- a CDS encoding lysophospholipid acyltransferase family protein, with the translated sequence MIKVLKNFLPRPAKTSNSLLKALSYLDILGIFQKDPFGNPMLLKRFIIFIAGWPTFWRIAVANKLKVEGVEYLKELPDRNVFFISNHQTYFADVITFYHIFCNTKWGFGKKLFPIYLFAPRAFVFYVAAKETMKKGLIPKIFSLAGAILVERSWRAEGQNVKRNVDLSAGDNVSKALQEGWVVSFPQGTTSPYAPIRKGTAHIILDNKPIIVPVVINGFRRAFNKTGLKYKRRNTTLTVKFKPPFQVDENSTLEGITKTIEEIIEQSMPEMIAEWNALKEMAKRGE
- a CDS encoding undecaprenyl-diphosphate phosphatase, which gives rise to MEVFHAIILAIIEGLTEFLPVSSTGHMIIASALMGLESDAFVKLFTIAIQLGTILSVLVLYYKRFFKSFDFYFKLVVAAVPASILGFLFSDLIDGLLESPLTVGITLVLGGIVLLFVDGWFNQPTIDDSDEISYAQALKIGLFQCLALIPGTSRSASTIVGGMTQKLTRKAAAEFSFFLALPMMFGATVLKLKDYLDQGFQLTEKEWYLLGIGNFIGFIVAILAIKFFIGVVSKYGFKAFGWYRIIVGGIIIVMLLSGKSLEIL
- the kdsB gene encoding 3-deoxy-manno-octulosonate cytidylyltransferase; the protein is MKILGIIPARYASSRLPAKLLLEVDGKSILQMVYERCLKAKSLSDVVIATDSTIVEEHVKSFGGQVVLTSDKHPSGTDRCAEALRLMGGTINYDFVINIQGDEPLMDPQNIDLLSSSFKITSEISSVFIKIKDTDTLLNPNVVKVVLNEQKEAMYFSRSPIPHLREVPTENWVEEADFYKHIGMYGFRADILERIVKLPLAKLEAQEKLEQLRWLTNGYKVRMVEVFSDGIGIDTEEDFQRLKQFLKKN
- the porX gene encoding T9SS response regulator signal transducer PorX — its product is MQRSTILWADDEIELLKPYIVFLESKGYDVTPVPSGADALDRVEKENFDLIFLDEMMAGMTGLDTLNEIKKIKPNIPVVMITKSEEERIMEEAIGSKIADYLIKPINPNQILLSAKKLLENKRLVAEKTNSSYMQDFRQLAMQYNEELDFQEWADIYRKLVFWELEIDGSTDKSMEEVFQMQKSEANTRFAEFIEDNYEDWMTSPNVKKPVLSHTLLKNKVFPHLREGDPLFFVLIDNFRFDQWKILEEIISDFFVAEDEDAYYSILPTATGYARNAIFSGLTPYDMAKQHPDLWVNDEGDNEEGLNKNEEEFLRRHLKKANINHTFGFYKILNNTQAKNLVDGFNNLLKDDLVVVVFNFIDMLSHARTDMAVIKELAPDEAAYRSITRSWIQHSPLLDFLKLIAAKNGRLIITTDHGMVKVKNPKRIVGDRNVNTNLRYKQGKNLNLDDKGDFVIEVRKPENYKLPSPNLSTSYYFTTNDYFFAYPNNYNYYVSHYRDTFQHGGVSLEEMIIPVVKLKTK
- a CDS encoding cell division ATP-binding protein FtsE; protein product: MANSVITLQNADIYQKDKLVLSDVNFSIEEGEFVYLIGKTGSGKSSLLKTLYADLWLEKGTGTVAGFQLEKMRHKEVPYLRRKIGIIFQDFQLLTDRNVHQNLQFFMGAMGWKDKAEIEDRIAEVLELVGLPDVLQKMPHQLSGGEQQRIAIARALLNHPEILLADEPTGNLDPEKSIEILKLFFKINQVSKTAVLMATHGLDLIERYPKRTLYCEGGKVRDLHQA
- a CDS encoding cell division protein FtsX, whose protein sequence is MSINRKLGNYPGILITVSLTVALFLIGFCGWIAITSKELIKYVRQNVEIQVYMDKGLDSVSIHQLRSKLEALNVAEIEKGKPAIALITKDQAADIFFKETKENYKEVLGENPFSDAYTIKLQEENINEARLQELKTKIEKIEGVSDVDYPRDFLKGIITNVNKIYKVVAIIVLIFFVATLLLINNTIKLALYSQRFIIRTMQLVGATDGFIQKPFLKTGFFQGLFAGILSIALVYFTQNAAATQVEGLNLLANQELTWILYLILLVLGPLVGVLSTYQSVARYHKMDLDKLY
- a CDS encoding TIGR02757 family protein encodes the protein MWSASNQLIDLLEEKHKQFNSPEFIDTDPISIPHLFTQKQDIEIAGLFASILAWGQRKTILKKCNELLERMDYAPYQFIQGAKDQDLKRLEGFVHRTFNDFDLLYTVSFLQEHYAKHESLESAFAGNKEDEHVRSHLSNFRKKFTKGESVRTGKHISTPDKKSACKRLNMYLRWMVREDDKGVDFGIWKEIKPYQLVLPCDVHVERVAKHLGLTDRIKPDWDMAIEITNRLKTIDPKDPARFDFALFGMGIEKYFTVSI